The following proteins are co-located in the Phreatobacter oligotrophus genome:
- the phnE gene encoding phosphonate ABC transporter, permease protein PhnE has product MSHTVQSLPDHQLAPLARAYAEAVSAKRRQVLIGLVLFVGAFIVAGIVADVKPATFFTNLWRFTDYLGRIFTLEQGPYAGRFVLFDVVEWMWGFDKWLKLLWETILIAYVGTLSGAIGGFVFSFLSARNLTPNSTIGFLAKRWLEFCRTVPEIVFALIFVVAFGLGPLAGLLAIAVHTFGALGKQFAEVAENIDMKPLDGLTATGATWTERMRFAVLPQVMSNYASYALLRFEVNVRGAAVMGFVGAGGIGQDLVEAIRKFYYADVSAILVLIVLTVMLIDLGTERLRHHFIGLENRS; this is encoded by the coding sequence ATGTCCCACACCGTCCAGAGCCTGCCAGACCACCAGCTTGCGCCCCTCGCCCGCGCCTATGCCGAGGCGGTCTCCGCCAAGCGCCGGCAGGTGCTCATCGGGCTGGTGCTGTTCGTCGGCGCCTTCATCGTCGCCGGCATCGTCGCCGACGTGAAGCCGGCGACCTTCTTCACCAATCTCTGGCGCTTCACCGACTATCTCGGCCGCATCTTCACCCTGGAACAGGGCCCCTATGCCGGCCGCTTCGTCCTCTTCGACGTGGTCGAGTGGATGTGGGGCTTCGACAAGTGGCTGAAGCTGCTGTGGGAGACGATCCTCATCGCCTATGTCGGCACGCTCTCCGGCGCCATCGGCGGCTTCGTCTTCTCCTTCCTCTCGGCCCGCAACCTCACGCCGAACAGCACGATCGGCTTCCTCGCCAAGCGCTGGCTCGAGTTCTGCCGAACGGTCCCTGAAATCGTCTTCGCGCTGATCTTCGTCGTCGCCTTCGGCCTGGGCCCGCTGGCCGGTCTCCTCGCCATCGCCGTCCACACCTTCGGCGCGCTGGGCAAGCAGTTTGCCGAGGTCGCCGAGAATATCGACATGAAGCCGCTGGACGGCCTCACCGCCACGGGCGCCACCTGGACCGAGCGTATGCGCTTCGCCGTCCTGCCGCAGGTCATGTCGAACTATGCCAGCTACGCCCTGCTGCGCTTCGAGGTGAATGTCCGCGGCGCGGCGGTCATGGGCTTCGTCGGCGCCGGCGGCATCGGCCAGGACCTCGTCGAGGCGATCCGCAAGTTCTACTACGCCGACGTCTCCGCCATCCTGGTGCTCATCGTCCTGACCGTCATGCTGATCGACCTCGGCACCGAGCGGCTGCGCCACCACTTCATCGGACTGGAGAACCGCTCGTGA
- the phnE gene encoding phosphonate ABC transporter, permease protein PhnE: MTDAIHPLRKAALDDREALAAGYPQVFSPPLWTRLQPLVILGGMVLLFVYGLVALDVQPGRIITGIGKLGEFIWFMLPPSTDTWAKFWIYMHALGETVAIAFLGTFTAAILALPVGFLAAKNIVPNIVIHFASRRFLDTIRGVDELIWALIWVSVVGLGPFAGVLALICSNFGLFAKLFSEAIEAADRKASEGVASTGGSSLHAIRFGILPQVLPIFGSQVLYFFESNTRSATIIGIVGAGGIGLHLAEQIRVLEYQHVSALILMILVTVAIIDQVSTRLRFALIGERKAA; the protein is encoded by the coding sequence GTGACCGACGCGATCCATCCGCTCCGCAAGGCCGCGCTCGACGACCGCGAGGCGCTCGCCGCCGGCTACCCGCAGGTCTTCTCACCCCCGCTGTGGACCCGGCTGCAGCCTCTGGTCATTCTTGGCGGGATGGTCCTGCTCTTCGTCTACGGGCTCGTCGCCCTCGACGTGCAGCCCGGCCGCATCATCACCGGCATCGGCAAGCTCGGTGAATTCATCTGGTTCATGCTGCCGCCCTCGACCGACACCTGGGCGAAGTTCTGGATCTACATGCATGCGCTCGGCGAGACGGTCGCCATCGCCTTCCTCGGCACTTTCACCGCGGCGATCCTCGCCCTGCCGGTCGGGTTCCTGGCTGCGAAGAACATCGTGCCGAACATCGTCATCCACTTCGCCTCGCGCCGCTTCCTCGACACGATCCGCGGCGTGGACGAACTCATCTGGGCGCTGATCTGGGTGAGCGTCGTCGGGCTTGGCCCCTTCGCCGGCGTCCTCGCCCTGATCTGCTCGAATTTCGGCCTCTTCGCCAAGCTCTTCTCCGAGGCGATCGAGGCCGCCGACCGCAAGGCCTCCGAGGGCGTCGCCTCCACCGGCGGCAGCTCGCTGCACGCGATCCGCTTCGGCATCCTGCCGCAGGTCCTGCCGATCTTCGGCAGCCAGGTGCTCTACTTCTTCGAGAGCAACACCCGCTCGGCGACCATCATCGGCATCGTCGGCGCCGGCGGCATCGGCCTGCACCTCGCCGAGCAGATCCGCGTGCTGGAGTACCAGCATGTCTCGGCGCTGATCCTGATGATCCTCGTCACCGTCGCCATCATCGACCAGGTCTCGACGCGGCTGCGCTTCGCCCTCATCGGCGAGCGCAAGGCGGCCTGA
- the phnF gene encoding phosphonate metabolism transcriptional regulator PhnF — translation MLARGRGVTVWRQIAETIEAEIAGGGLTPGTRLPTEAALTERFGVNRHTVRQAIKSLVDKGLVRVTQGSGTYVEAKPLSYPIGRRTRFSEIVVGQARDPAGKLLGFREMGASVEIAEALDLSPEDPVVMVESAHFADGVPISWAVTAFPLPRFAEVPQVYGATGSITAALAACGVPDYRRATTRIGASVADAVDAKRLEIAEGRPVLVIDSVNVDPEGVPIQWARSHFCADRVRLTVGG, via the coding sequence ATGCTGGCGAGGGGCAGGGGCGTCACGGTCTGGCGCCAGATCGCCGAGACGATCGAGGCGGAGATTGCCGGGGGCGGGCTGACGCCCGGCACGCGGCTGCCGACCGAGGCCGCGCTGACGGAACGCTTCGGCGTCAACCGCCATACCGTGCGCCAGGCGATCAAGTCGCTGGTGGACAAGGGCCTGGTGCGGGTGACCCAGGGGTCCGGCACCTATGTTGAGGCGAAGCCGCTCTCCTACCCGATCGGCCGGCGCACGCGCTTCTCCGAGATCGTGGTGGGACAGGCACGCGACCCCGCCGGCAAGCTGCTGGGCTTCCGCGAGATGGGCGCGAGCGTCGAGATCGCGGAGGCGCTGGACCTGTCGCCGGAGGATCCGGTGGTGATGGTCGAGAGCGCCCATTTCGCCGATGGCGTGCCGATCTCCTGGGCGGTCACGGCCTTTCCGCTGCCGCGCTTTGCCGAGGTGCCCCAGGTCTATGGCGCGACCGGCTCGATCACCGCGGCGCTCGCCGCCTGCGGCGTGCCGGACTATCGCCGCGCCACGACGCGGATCGGCGCGTCGGTTGCCGATGCCGTCGATGCGAAAAGGCTGGAGATCGCGGAGGGGCGACCGGTCCTCGTCATCGACAGCGTCAATGTCGATCCCGAGGGCGTGCCCATCCAGTGGGCGCGCTCGCATTTCTGCGCCGACCGCGTCCGCCTGACGGTCGGCGGCTGA
- the phnG gene encoding phosphonate C-P lyase system protein PhnG — protein sequence MHTEPAHSDSTSARKAIMAVVARATVPELSALETLAADAKVLRAPEIGLVMVRGRIGGDGAPFNLGEATVTRAALALPGGEIGYGHVLGRDKDKARLAALADALWQAPATREAVEAVLAPVRARIDAEATLKRERTAATRVDFFTMVRGDN from the coding sequence ATGCACACCGAACCCGCCCACAGCGATTCGACGAGCGCCCGCAAGGCTATCATGGCGGTGGTCGCCCGGGCGACCGTGCCTGAGCTTTCCGCGCTCGAAACGCTTGCCGCCGACGCCAAAGTCCTGCGCGCCCCCGAGATCGGCCTCGTGATGGTCCGAGGCCGCATCGGCGGCGACGGCGCGCCCTTCAATCTCGGCGAGGCGACGGTGACCCGCGCCGCGCTCGCCCTGCCCGGCGGCGAGATCGGCTACGGCCACGTGCTCGGCCGCGACAAGGACAAGGCGCGGCTGGCCGCCCTCGCCGATGCGCTCTGGCAGGCGCCCGCCACCCGCGAGGCGGTGGAGGCGGTGCTGGCGCCGGTGCGCGCACGGATCGACGCCGAAGCCACGCTCAAGCGCGAGCGCACCGCCGCCACCCGCGTCGACTTCTTCACCATGGTCCGCGGAGACAATTGA
- the phnH gene encoding phosphonate C-P lyase system protein PhnH, with product MAVALAFADPVRDAQGTFRAVMNAMARPGSVQPIAGLAGAPAPLSPTAAAIAVALADYETPLWLDRALAAAPDVGAWLTFHTGARIIAEPARAAFALIADGAALVDLETFAQGTDIYPDRSTTLILQVASLGAALPTPLPGGERSDAQRPGEGAPTSAHPLSRPLADLSPPGRGTGVAPGLIRLDLAGPGIKGHAHLAVAGLPADIAPRLAANHALFPRGVDLVLAGPEGVAALPRTTRVTVEA from the coding sequence ATGGCCGTCGCCCTCGCCTTCGCCGATCCCGTCCGCGACGCTCAAGGCACCTTTCGCGCGGTGATGAACGCCATGGCCCGGCCGGGCTCGGTGCAGCCCATCGCCGGCCTCGCCGGCGCGCCCGCGCCCCTCAGCCCCACGGCCGCGGCCATCGCGGTGGCCCTCGCCGACTACGAGACGCCGCTCTGGCTCGATCGGGCCCTTGCGGCGGCTCCCGATGTCGGCGCCTGGCTGACCTTCCACACCGGCGCGCGGATCATCGCCGAGCCGGCCCGTGCCGCCTTTGCTCTGATCGCCGATGGGGCCGCGCTTGTCGATCTGGAGACCTTCGCGCAGGGCACGGACATCTACCCCGACCGCTCGACCACGCTGATCCTGCAGGTGGCGTCCCTGGGCGCTGCACTCCCCACACCTCTCCCCGGCGGGGAGAGGTCGGACGCGCAGCGTCCGGGAGAGGGGGCACCAACCTCCGCTCACCCCCTCTCCCGGCCTTTGGCCGACCTCTCCCCGCCGGGGAGAGGTACAGGGGTCGCGCCCGGCTTGATCCGCCTGGATCTCGCCGGTCCGGGGATCAAGGGCCACGCCCATCTCGCGGTGGCCGGCCTTCCCGCCGACATCGCTCCGCGCCTTGCCGCCAACCACGCCCTCTTCCCGCGCGGCGTCGACCTCGTCCTCGCCGGTCCCGAGGGCGTCGCCGCCCTGCCGCGGACCACCCGCGTCACCGTGGAGGCCTGA
- a CDS encoding carbon-phosphorus lyase complex subunit PhnI, producing the protein MYVAVKGGERAIDNAHRLLAHRRRGDPAVPEVAPAQIREQLTLSVDRVMTEGSLYDRDLAALAIKQARGDLVEAAFLVRAFRTTLPRFGATEPIDTGAMQVSRRVSATFKDIPGGQVLGPTFDYTHRLIDFLLEAGGEPPEPARAAADETAMPRVTDLLGADDLIERNPPGDPDAPVPDLTREPLDLPAGRDLRLQNLARGDEGFLLALGYSTQRGFGRSHPFAGEIRLGEVEVELFSEDLGFAVPLGDITVTECQMVNQFKGSATEPPRFTRGYGLAFGHCERKTMGMALVDRALRAEELGEEVKAPAQDEEFVLMHSDNVQATGFVEHLKLPHYVDFQAELGLIRQMRREIAERQAAADVVLKEAAE; encoded by the coding sequence ATGTATGTGGCCGTCAAGGGTGGCGAACGCGCCATCGACAATGCCCACCGGCTCCTCGCCCACCGCCGCCGCGGCGATCCGGCGGTGCCGGAAGTCGCGCCCGCCCAGATCCGCGAGCAGCTGACCCTCTCGGTCGACCGCGTCATGACCGAGGGCTCGCTCTATGATCGCGACCTTGCGGCGCTGGCCATCAAGCAGGCGCGCGGCGACCTCGTGGAGGCGGCCTTCCTCGTCCGCGCCTTCCGCACCACCCTGCCGCGCTTCGGCGCCACCGAGCCGATCGATACCGGCGCGATGCAGGTCTCCCGCCGTGTCTCGGCGACCTTCAAGGACATTCCCGGCGGCCAGGTTCTGGGGCCGACCTTCGACTACACCCATCGCCTCATCGATTTCCTGCTGGAGGCGGGCGGCGAGCCGCCCGAGCCGGCCCGCGCGGCGGCGGACGAGACGGCCATGCCGCGCGTCACCGACCTGCTCGGCGCCGACGACCTCATCGAGCGCAACCCGCCCGGCGATCCCGACGCTCCCGTGCCGGATCTCACCCGGGAGCCGCTGGACCTCCCCGCCGGCCGCGACCTGCGCCTGCAGAACCTCGCCCGCGGCGACGAGGGCTTCCTCCTGGCGCTCGGCTATTCGACGCAGCGCGGCTTCGGCCGCTCCCATCCCTTCGCCGGCGAGATCCGCCTCGGCGAGGTTGAGGTCGAGCTTTTCTCCGAGGATCTCGGCTTTGCCGTCCCGCTCGGCGACATCACCGTCACCGAGTGCCAGATGGTCAACCAGTTCAAGGGCTCGGCGACCGAGCCGCCGCGCTTCACCCGCGGCTACGGCCTCGCCTTCGGCCATTGCGAGCGCAAGACCATGGGCATGGCCCTCGTCGACCGGGCGCTCCGCGCCGAAGAGCTCGGCGAGGAGGTGAAAGCCCCGGCGCAGGACGAGGAATTCGTGCTGATGCATTCGGACAACGTCCAGGCGACCGGCTTCGTCGAGCACCTGAAGCTGCCGCACTACGTCGACTTCCAGGCCGAACTCGGCCTCATCCGCCAGATGCGGCGCGAGATCGCCGAGCGGCAGGCCGCTGCCGACGTGGTGCTCAAGGAGGCCGCGGAATGA
- a CDS encoding alpha-D-ribose 1-methylphosphonate 5-phosphate C-P-lyase PhnJ encodes MTHQPTASGYNFAYLDEQTKRMIRRAILKAIAIPGYQVPFASREMPMPYGWGTGGVQVTAAILGPDDRLKVIDQGADDTTNAVSIRKFFEKTAGVATTTHTAKATVIQTRHRIPEKTLSADQVLVYQVPIPEPLRFLEPRETETRVMHALEDYGLMHVKLYEDIAKHGHIATTYAYPVKVEDRYVMDPSPTPKFDNPKMNDCAALQLFGAGREKRIYALPPHTKVVSLDFEDHPFEPTKFDHACGLCGATHTYLDEVITDDAGGRMFVCSDTDHCEERRAEGHRGALLGEAPAAIAGAAE; translated from the coding sequence ATGACCCACCAGCCCACCGCCTCCGGCTACAACTTTGCCTATCTGGACGAGCAGACGAAGCGGATGATCCGCCGGGCCATCCTCAAGGCGATCGCCATTCCGGGCTACCAGGTGCCCTTCGCCTCCCGCGAAATGCCCATGCCCTATGGCTGGGGCACAGGCGGCGTGCAGGTGACCGCCGCCATCCTCGGGCCCGACGACCGGCTGAAGGTCATCGACCAGGGCGCCGACGACACCACCAACGCCGTCTCCATCCGCAAGTTCTTCGAGAAGACCGCAGGCGTCGCTACCACCACCCACACGGCGAAGGCCACCGTCATCCAGACCCGCCACCGGATTCCTGAGAAGACGCTCTCGGCCGACCAGGTGCTGGTCTACCAGGTGCCGATACCCGAGCCGCTGCGCTTCCTCGAGCCGCGCGAGACCGAGACGCGCGTCATGCACGCGCTGGAGGATTACGGCCTCATGCACGTGAAGCTCTACGAGGACATCGCCAAGCACGGCCACATCGCCACGACCTATGCCTATCCGGTGAAGGTCGAGGACCGCTACGTGATGGACCCCTCGCCGACGCCGAAATTCGACAATCCGAAGATGAACGACTGCGCCGCGCTGCAGCTCTTCGGCGCCGGCCGCGAGAAGCGCATCTACGCCCTGCCGCCGCACACCAAGGTCGTGTCGCTCGACTTCGAGGACCATCCCTTCGAGCCGACCAAGTTCGACCATGCCTGCGGCCTCTGCGGCGCGACGCATACCTATCTCGACGAGGTCATCACCGATGACGCGGGCGGGCGCATGTTCGTCTGCTCCGACACCGACCATTGCGAGGAGCGGCGCGCCGAGGGCCACCGCGGCGCCCTGCTCGGCGAGGCCCCTGCGGCGATCGCGGGAGCGGCGGAATGA
- the phnK gene encoding phosphonate C-P lyase system protein PhnK → MDTPLLTAEGLTKFYGARLGCRDIGFELFPGEVLAVVGESGSGKSTLLKLLSGQLEPTDGRVLYRMRDGITRDILALSEAERRFLFRTDWGFVHQHAELGLRMGVSAGANVGERLMAVGWRHYGRIREEAETWLERVEIDPSRIDDRPTAYSGGMRQRLQIARNLVTAPRLVFMDEPTGGLDVSVQARLLDLVRGLVADLGLAAIVVTHDLAVARLLSHRILVMKDGRAIETGLTDQVLDDPREPYTQLLVSSILQP, encoded by the coding sequence ATGGACACCCCGCTGCTGACCGCCGAGGGCCTGACCAAGTTCTACGGCGCCCGCCTCGGCTGCCGCGACATCGGCTTCGAGCTCTTTCCCGGCGAGGTCCTCGCCGTGGTGGGCGAATCCGGCTCCGGCAAGTCGACGCTGCTGAAGCTGCTCTCCGGCCAGCTCGAACCGACCGACGGCCGCGTCCTCTACCGGATGCGTGACGGGATCACCCGCGACATCCTCGCCCTCTCCGAGGCCGAGCGCCGCTTCCTGTTCCGCACAGACTGGGGCTTCGTCCACCAGCATGCCGAACTGGGGCTCCGCATGGGCGTCTCCGCCGGCGCCAATGTCGGCGAGCGGCTGATGGCGGTCGGCTGGCGTCATTACGGCCGCATCCGCGAGGAGGCCGAGACCTGGCTGGAGCGCGTCGAGATCGACCCCTCGCGCATCGACGACCGCCCCACCGCCTATTCGGGCGGCATGCGCCAGCGCCTGCAGATCGCCCGCAACCTCGTCACCGCCCCGCGCCTCGTCTTCATGGACGAGCCGACCGGCGGCCTCGACGTCTCGGTCCAGGCGCGCCTGCTCGACCTCGTGCGCGGCCTCGTCGCCGATCTCGGCCTCGCGGCCATCGTCGTCACCCACGACCTGGCGGTCGCCCGCCTTCTGTCGCACCGCATCCTCGTGATGAAGGACGGCCGCGCCATCGAGACCGGCCTCACCGACCAGGTGCTGGACGACCCGCGCGAGCCCTACACCCAGCTCCTCGTCTCCTCGATCCTGCAGCCGTGA
- the phnL gene encoding phosphonate C-P lyase system protein PhnL, with the protein MTAPLLDIRDLGKTFTMHLQGGLVIPVVSGVSLTVAAGECVVLGGPSGAGKSSILKMIYGNYRADSGAIAVVAGDETVDVASAAPRRVLALRRTTIGYVSQFLRVIPRVPALAVVAEAATAFGIDRDEAERRARDLLTLLNVPERLWSLPPATFSGGEQQRVNIARGFIADHPILLLDEPTASLDARNRAAVVELIETKKRAGTAIVGIFHDDDVRERVASRIVDVTRFAAAAA; encoded by the coding sequence ATGACCGCGCCCCTCCTCGACATCCGCGACCTCGGCAAGACCTTCACCATGCACCTGCAGGGGGGCCTCGTGATCCCCGTGGTCTCCGGCGTGAGCCTGACCGTTGCGGCCGGCGAATGCGTCGTTCTCGGCGGCCCGTCGGGCGCCGGCAAGTCGTCGATCCTCAAGATGATCTACGGCAACTATCGCGCCGACAGCGGCGCCATCGCGGTCGTCGCCGGAGACGAGACCGTGGATGTCGCGAGCGCCGCGCCGCGCCGCGTGCTGGCGCTTCGCCGCACCACCATCGGCTATGTCTCGCAGTTCCTGCGCGTCATTCCGCGCGTGCCGGCCCTCGCCGTGGTGGCCGAGGCGGCCACCGCCTTCGGCATCGACCGGGACGAGGCCGAACGCCGCGCGCGTGACCTCCTGACCCTGCTCAACGTGCCGGAGCGCCTGTGGTCGCTGCCGCCCGCCACCTTCTCCGGCGGCGAGCAGCAGCGGGTCAACATCGCCCGCGGCTTCATCGCCGACCATCCGATCCTGCTGCTCGACGAGCCGACCGCGTCGCTCGATGCCCGCAACCGCGCCGCCGTGGTCGAGCTCATCGAGACCAAGAAGCGCGCCGGCACGGCCATTGTCGGCATCTTCCACGACGATGACGTGCGCGAGCGCGTTGCAAGCCGTATCGTCGACGTGACTCGTTTCGCGGCCGCAGCCGCCTGA
- a CDS encoding alpha-D-ribose 1-methylphosphonate 5-triphosphate diphosphatase — protein MPETGQIAPEETGSLALFSRRVVLADREVAGTVTIEDGIITAIEADSQHPGALDLGEDILIPGLVELHTDHLEPHYAPRPKVYWDPLSAVFAYDAQIAASGITTVFDSLRVGRDDDRFSVSNALLDLSEAIEAAKRTGLLRADHHTHLRCEIPSRGVVEEAESYLARFDVRLMSLMDHTPGQRQFRDEEKLRTYYRGKTGLSEADLDALFDSRRARAAEIGEPNKRGLVALAHKGGIALASHDDTIEDHVAESVADRVSIAEFPTTVEAARASHAAGIAVLMGAPNVVRGGSHSGNVSAVELAEAGVLDILSSDYVPISLIQGAFGLQDVPAMGGLPGAIQTVTLKPALATGMTDRGEIAVGKRGDLVRVALVGQKPVVREVWRLGRRVA, from the coding sequence ATGCCCGAGACCGGACAGATCGCCCCTGAAGAGACCGGATCCCTCGCCCTTTTCTCCCGCCGCGTCGTGCTGGCGGACCGCGAGGTGGCTGGCACCGTCACCATCGAGGATGGCATCATCACCGCCATCGAGGCGGACAGCCAGCACCCCGGTGCCCTCGACCTTGGCGAGGACATCCTCATCCCCGGCCTGGTCGAGCTGCACACCGACCATCTCGAGCCGCATTACGCCCCGCGCCCCAAAGTCTACTGGGACCCGCTCTCCGCCGTCTTCGCCTATGACGCGCAGATCGCGGCCTCCGGCATCACGACGGTGTTCGACAGCCTGCGCGTCGGCCGCGACGACGACCGCTTCTCGGTCTCCAACGCCCTTCTCGACCTCTCCGAGGCCATCGAGGCGGCGAAGCGCACCGGCCTCCTGCGCGCCGACCACCACACGCACCTGCGCTGCGAGATTCCCTCGCGCGGCGTGGTCGAGGAGGCGGAGAGCTATCTTGCCCGCTTCGACGTGCGCCTGATGTCGCTGATGGACCACACGCCGGGCCAGCGGCAGTTCCGCGACGAGGAGAAGCTGCGCACCTATTACCGCGGCAAGACCGGCCTGTCGGAGGCCGATCTCGACGCCCTCTTCGACAGCCGGCGCGCCCGCGCCGCCGAGATCGGCGAGCCGAACAAGCGCGGGCTTGTCGCCCTCGCCCACAAGGGCGGCATCGCCCTGGCAAGCCATGACGACACGATTGAGGACCACGTGGCGGAATCGGTCGCCGACCGCGTCTCCATCGCCGAGTTCCCGACGACGGTGGAGGCGGCCCGCGCCTCGCATGCCGCCGGCATCGCCGTGCTGATGGGCGCGCCGAATGTCGTGCGCGGCGGCTCCCATTCCGGCAATGTCTCGGCGGTGGAACTGGCCGAGGCGGGCGTCCTCGACATCCTCTCCTCCGACTATGTGCCGATCAGCCTCATCCAGGGCGCCTTCGGGCTGCAGGACGTGCCGGCCATGGGCGGCCTGCCCGGCGCCATCCAGACGGTGACGCTGAAGCCTGCTCTCGCCACCGGCATGACCGACCGCGGCGAGATCGCGGTGGGCAAGCGCGGCGACCTCGTCCGGGTCGCCCTTGTCGGCCAGAAGCCGGTGGTCCGCGAGGTCTGGCGCCTCGGCCGCCGGGTGGCCTGA
- the phnN gene encoding phosphonate metabolism protein/1,5-bisphosphokinase (PRPP-forming) PhnN yields the protein MHGAATMPLGPGRLVLVVGPSGAGKDTLISAVRDALAGDAAVVFPRRVVTRPSSAAEDNVEADAEGFARLAAEGAFVLSWTAHGHAYGIPATIDAAIAAGRTVVCNVSREIIAEARRRYRNVTVVEITASPEVLAARIAARSRPSDGDPVARAARKVSAPVAADVVVVNDGAIAQAAEQLRAAISGSVGQQVR from the coding sequence ATGCACGGCGCGGCGACCATGCCACTTGGCCCGGGGCGCCTCGTCCTCGTGGTCGGCCCCAGCGGCGCCGGCAAGGACACGCTGATCAGTGCCGTCCGCGACGCGCTCGCGGGCGATGCAGCCGTGGTCTTCCCGCGCCGTGTGGTGACCCGCCCCTCGTCGGCGGCGGAGGACAATGTCGAGGCCGATGCCGAAGGCTTCGCCCGGCTCGCGGCCGAGGGAGCCTTCGTCCTGTCATGGACCGCGCATGGCCATGCCTATGGCATTCCCGCGACGATCGACGCGGCCATCGCCGCAGGCCGCACCGTCGTCTGCAACGTCTCGCGCGAGATCATCGCCGAGGCCCGCCGCCGCTATCGCAACGTGACCGTGGTCGAGATCACCGCCTCGCCCGAGGTGCTCGCCGCACGCATCGCGGCGCGATCGCGTCCCTCCGACGGCGATCCCGTTGCCCGCGCGGCCCGCAAGGTCTCGGCACCCGTCGCGGCTGACGTGGTCGTCGTCAATGACGGCGCCATCGCGCAGGCGGCCGAGCAGTTGCGGGCCGCGATCAGCGGCAGTGTCGGCCAGCAGGTCCGCTGA
- a CDS encoding FkbM family methyltransferase, with protein sequence MHRFTAQIPMSLACPEPMEAAIRHVLEGEYETGYDGTGLDILDIGANVGSFALWSSLRWPGSRVRSYEPHPGTFELLKRNTAGRADITIVNAALFPGGQTRATFHSRFAGDGESGLAAYAGDTFVEGTMVETYEVDVIDPASLPSADVVKLDIEGGEGEVLAHLDLSKTSLVLLEFQNRKNREMIRSTLAAEFDLLHDEEFPWAELLGYEGYRPDLKGDVWGRIFAVRRKLTRMCRASA encoded by the coding sequence GTGCATCGCTTCACTGCCCAGATCCCCATGTCCCTCGCCTGCCCCGAGCCGATGGAGGCGGCGATCCGCCATGTCCTCGAAGGCGAGTACGAGACGGGCTATGACGGCACAGGCCTCGACATCCTCGACATCGGCGCCAATGTCGGCTCCTTCGCGCTGTGGTCCTCGCTGCGCTGGCCGGGCAGCCGGGTGCGTTCCTACGAGCCCCATCCCGGGACCTTCGAGCTGCTGAAGCGCAACACGGCCGGCCGCGCTGACATCACCATCGTCAATGCCGCGCTGTTCCCGGGCGGCCAGACGCGCGCCACCTTCCATTCCCGCTTTGCGGGTGACGGGGAATCGGGCCTTGCGGCCTATGCCGGCGACACCTTCGTCGAGGGCACCATGGTCGAGACCTACGAGGTCGACGTGATCGATCCGGCCTCGCTCCCCTCCGCCGACGTGGTGAAGCTCGACATCGAGGGTGGCGAGGGCGAGGTCCTGGCCCATCTCGACCTGTCGAAGACTTCCCTCGTCCTGCTCGAGTTCCAGAACCGCAAGAACCGCGAGATGATCCGCTCGACGCTCGCCGCCGAGTTCGACCTGCTCCACGACGAGGAGTTCCCCTGGGCCGAGCTCCTCGGCTACGAGGGCTACCGCCCCGACCTCAAGGGCGATGTCTGGGGCCGCATCTTCGCCGTGCGCCGCAAGCTCACGCGCATGTGCCGCGCGAGCGCCTGA